AATCTCGGACCAGCTCTTCATCCTGGAAAAAGGTCTTGAAGCCTGCATCGTGTGGGGATGGAATTTCAAATGACATAGTGAAAAGATATCTTATGGTTTGGGACAATGCAAGAAGATTAAATATCAGCTTTTAGTTGATACTTCCGGTTGGGCCAATTATATGGTTTACAGTTAGAGAAAAAGCTGGTCTGGAAGACGTAAAGCTGCACACTCTCCGGCACAATTTTGCCAGCTTTTTGATAAACCCCGGACGCTCAATGTATGAGGTTGGAGACTTACTCGGACATAGTAAAAATTGAAATGACTAT
This genomic interval from Desulfonatronovibrio magnus contains the following:
- a CDS encoding tyrosine-type recombinase/integrase, producing the protein MILPVGPIIWFTVREKAGLEDVKLHTLRHNFASFLINPGRSMYEVGDLLGHSKN